In Nocardioides faecalis, the following proteins share a genomic window:
- a CDS encoding nuclear transport factor 2 family protein codes for MVADGFAEARAFLDRFEVGIAARDMTALRTMCTDDVVIFGASRANFGPDEASDYLQRVVDANTIRWHLDRHAVVDASDTHLLVATEGQVESDDGTGPHRFDFRLTLWLVREDGEWKLKHFHGSLPGALTAEPGRSR; via the coding sequence ATGGTGGCTGACGGCTTCGCCGAGGCGCGAGCGTTCCTGGACCGGTTCGAGGTCGGGATCGCTGCTCGGGACATGACCGCGCTGAGGACGATGTGCACCGACGACGTCGTCATCTTCGGTGCCTCACGGGCCAACTTCGGCCCCGATGAGGCCAGCGACTACCTGCAACGCGTCGTCGACGCCAACACCATCCGCTGGCACCTCGACCGCCACGCCGTCGTGGACGCGAGCGACACGCACCTGCTCGTCGCGACCGAGGGACAGGTGGAGTCCGACGACGGCACCGGGCCGCATCGCTTCGACTTCCGGCTGACGCTCTGGTTGGTGCGCGAGGATGGGGAGTGGAAGCTCAAGCACTTCCACGGCTCCCTCCCCGGGGCGCTGACCGCGGAGCCCGGTCGGTCGCGCTGA
- a CDS encoding esterase/lipase family protein — translation MSETTAARRADDGAVPGVHPRPLLLVRGFGGLDVEAEQRNAYQGFNDGTVYPERRGQNFIYEGFVLRALKSARYRYTDATNVVGYYPEALEPADSSRYFGGFAPDDIGGNSVVIDPATAELVLASGLAGTIWVYRYYDLRPRALATYGAGLARLVRLIEKAAAVHGHDFEGVDIVAHSMGGLVVREGLKVLHGEKKDSARRLVHKVVTLGTPHRGIAFQGLPRWLTAVLPGVRDTSDELAAFSPHRKDAARVKQWFEPENILTVVGTDFRTYHNAAASLANRLTSLPDEGTLATNRSDGLVKQAAAQLPGAPRTFVHKCHGGPDSLVTSREAYEIAMRFFHGTHRVRLHLDEARISRGRDFFGKSEFYFGVTIKPRGVDFELFHQSRAAQNCYGPFREADLSDGREDLAEELARPLAKTGDETTCWAGPDRLIWDGWIDANAVPDPDSPEMVFRLDVYVGERDSYGVGFSDNVIFRKQYYVQVFPGSPMQMFVHTDERWLGPAATRTEQAMGQEAADLSSTDDRGVVRDAEAPSPQVQRAEHADDGWRFDVAGTGFAATFRVEIDGV, via the coding sequence ATGAGCGAGACCACCGCTGCACGCCGTGCCGATGACGGGGCGGTGCCGGGGGTGCACCCCCGTCCGTTGCTGCTGGTCCGCGGGTTCGGCGGCCTCGACGTGGAGGCGGAGCAGCGCAACGCCTACCAGGGCTTCAACGACGGCACGGTGTATCCCGAGCGGCGCGGCCAGAACTTCATCTACGAGGGCTTCGTGCTGCGCGCGCTGAAGTCGGCCCGCTACCGCTACACCGACGCGACCAACGTCGTCGGCTACTACCCCGAGGCGCTCGAGCCCGCCGACTCGAGCCGCTACTTCGGCGGTTTCGCGCCGGACGACATCGGCGGCAACAGTGTGGTGATCGACCCCGCGACGGCGGAGCTGGTGCTGGCCTCCGGGCTCGCCGGCACGATCTGGGTCTACCGCTACTACGACCTGCGGCCCCGCGCCCTGGCGACGTACGGCGCCGGGCTGGCCCGGTTGGTGCGCCTGATCGAGAAGGCCGCCGCGGTGCACGGGCACGACTTCGAGGGTGTCGACATCGTCGCGCACAGCATGGGCGGGCTCGTGGTCCGCGAGGGGCTGAAGGTGCTGCACGGCGAGAAGAAGGACTCGGCGAGGCGTCTGGTGCACAAGGTGGTCACGCTGGGCACCCCGCACCGGGGCATCGCGTTCCAAGGGCTGCCGCGGTGGCTCACGGCGGTGCTGCCGGGGGTGCGCGACACCAGCGACGAGCTCGCGGCGTTCAGCCCGCACCGCAAGGACGCCGCCCGGGTCAAGCAGTGGTTCGAGCCCGAGAACATCCTCACCGTGGTGGGCACCGACTTCCGCACCTACCACAACGCCGCCGCCTCACTGGCGAACCGGCTCACCTCCCTTCCTGACGAGGGCACGCTGGCCACCAACCGGAGCGACGGGCTGGTCAAGCAGGCCGCGGCCCAGCTGCCCGGTGCGCCGCGGACGTTCGTGCACAAGTGCCACGGCGGCCCCGACTCGCTGGTGACCTCGCGGGAGGCCTACGAGATCGCCATGCGGTTCTTCCACGGCACCCACCGGGTGCGGCTGCACCTGGACGAGGCCCGGATCAGCCGCGGACGCGACTTCTTCGGCAAGTCCGAGTTCTACTTCGGTGTCACGATCAAGCCGCGCGGCGTGGACTTCGAGCTGTTCCACCAGAGCCGGGCGGCACAGAACTGCTACGGCCCGTTCCGCGAGGCGGACCTCAGCGACGGGCGGGAGGACCTCGCCGAGGAGCTGGCCCGGCCCCTGGCCAAGACCGGCGACGAGACCACCTGCTGGGCCGGTCCCGACCGGCTGATCTGGGACGGCTGGATCGACGCGAACGCGGTGCCCGACCCGGACAGCCCGGAGATGGTGTTCCGCCTCGACGTGTATGTCGGGGAGCGGGACAGCTACGGCGTGGGGTTCTCCGACAACGTGATCTTCCGCAAGCAGTACTACGTGCAGGTCTTCCCGGGCAGCCCGATGCAGATGTTCGTGCACACCGACGAGCGGTGGCTGGGCCCCGCGGCGACGCGCACCGAGCAGGCCATGGGCCAGGAGGCGGCAGACCTGAGCAGCACCGACGATCGGGGAGTGGTGAGGGACGCGGAGGCGCCCTCGCCACAGGTGCAGCGCGCCGAGCACGCCGACGACGGTTGGCGCTTCGACGTCGCCGGCACCGGGTTCGCGGCCACCTTCCGGGTGGAGATCGACGGGGTGTGA
- a CDS encoding DUF4184 family protein, with amino-acid sequence MPVTIAHPAAVLPLRRLGLPMVALVIGSMAPDLPVFLGAWGVYGVTHSALGIVSVDLVVALAVLLLWFTGVRDALVDMAPQRLRIRLRPRVRLSGREWLLAVPAACLGALTHVGWDSFTHADRWGTSRIAWLREEHAGLLGAQWAQYGSGVVGSAVLGWYLVHLVRSRKPLAEPRAPRVLPAPTLPVVLATAAATGLLAVVRHAPAPHAMAYFAVVDGVIALVVATFAACVAWHVVRARRVSVSSSPG; translated from the coding sequence ATGCCGGTGACGATCGCCCATCCCGCCGCCGTGCTGCCGCTGCGGCGCCTCGGGCTGCCGATGGTCGCCCTGGTGATCGGGTCCATGGCGCCCGACCTGCCGGTCTTCCTGGGTGCGTGGGGCGTGTACGGCGTCACCCACAGCGCGCTGGGGATCGTGAGCGTCGACCTGGTGGTCGCGCTCGCGGTGCTGCTGCTGTGGTTCACGGGAGTGCGCGACGCACTGGTCGACATGGCACCGCAACGGCTCCGGATCCGGTTGCGGCCGCGGGTCCGGCTGAGCGGGCGGGAGTGGCTGCTCGCGGTCCCGGCGGCGTGCCTCGGCGCGCTCACCCACGTCGGGTGGGACTCGTTCACCCACGCGGACCGCTGGGGCACGAGCCGCATCGCGTGGTTGCGCGAGGAGCACGCCGGCCTCCTCGGGGCGCAGTGGGCGCAGTACGGCTCCGGGGTCGTCGGCTCGGCGGTCCTCGGGTGGTACCTGGTGCACCTCGTGCGCTCCCGGAAGCCGCTGGCCGAACCGCGCGCGCCGCGGGTGCTGCCGGCACCGACGCTGCCCGTCGTGCTCGCCACAGCCGCCGCGACCGGGCTGCTCGCCGTCGTCCGGCACGCACCCGCCCCGCACGCCATGGCGTACTTCGCCGTCGTCGACGGCGTCATCGCCCTCGTGGTGGCGACGTTCGCGGCATGCGTCGCCTGGCACGTCGTACGCGCACGGAGGGTGTCCGTGTCGTCCTCGCCGGGCTGA
- a CDS encoding DUF3099 domain-containing protein codes for MARPERITGDGVRRSQSERLRRRRRWYVALMGTCVVLIVLAWNVVRLWSTPAAVAMSAVAAVLPPIAVIVANWGEDH; via the coding sequence ATGGCTCGTCCCGAACGCATCACCGGTGACGGCGTGCGCCGCTCCCAGAGCGAGCGGCTGCGCCGCCGGCGGCGGTGGTACGTCGCCCTGATGGGCACGTGCGTCGTGCTGATCGTGCTGGCCTGGAACGTCGTGCGGCTGTGGTCGACGCCGGCGGCGGTGGCGATGTCGGCGGTCGCGGCGGTGCTGCCGCCGATCGCGGTGATCGTCGCCAACTGGGGCGAGGACCACTGA
- the hrpB gene encoding ATP-dependent helicase HrpB encodes MSDPLRRLLAAPPDLPVTAGLPALDEALRSTGTAVVHAPPGTGKTTLVPPAVAQSVDGRVVVTQPSRIAARAAARRLAQLLGEPVGETVGYAVRGDRKVGRATRVEVVTTGLLLRRIQHDPELAGVGAVVLDEVHERHLDADLTLALLVDIRANLRDLSLVAMSATIEAERTASLLGGAPVVTVPGALHPVQTVWCPPPPGVRRTDDRGITPGFHDHVAATVRRALAEHTGDVLVFVPGVAEVDATVRRLAGLDVDVHPLHGRLPGAAQDRALQEGPRRRVVVSTAVAESSLTVPGVRIVVDAGFSREPRTDHRRGLASLVTVAVSKAAAEQRAGRAGRLGPGAVLRCWSEAEHAHLAAHPEPEIATADLTAFALEVACWGSTDVRDLALLDQPPAHALASAREVLVELGALTEDGRATARGRLIAGVPTDPRLARALLDGAPLVGTKRAAEVVAMLSEDVRAPGADLVAALRGLRAGERSGAWRSQVTRLQKIADAQAAQESDKGAGHSHRLTDDVAVGLVVALAHPDRIARKRAGSSSYLMASGTGAALDPRDPGPLAGLEWLAVGDAERRAGQREARIRAAAPLTEDLALEAAGSVWREVDEVTWTGGRVVARRRTLLGAIELSSVPLPDPPTEAVAAAIREALASEGIGLLTWTEAATALRARLDFLHRALGDPWPDVSDTALTENLESWLGPQLARVRSAADLRRIDVTSALRALLPWPQAGRLDELAPERVQVPSGSTVRIDYTGEQPVLAVRLQEVFGWRDVPVLADGRVPLLLHLLSPARRPAAVTADLDSFWDNGYPGVRADLRGRYPKHSWPEDPRTAPATARTNNPRPRR; translated from the coding sequence GTGTCCGACCCGCTGCGCCGCCTGCTCGCCGCACCGCCGGACCTCCCGGTCACCGCGGGCCTGCCGGCGCTCGACGAGGCGCTGCGCAGCACCGGGACCGCGGTGGTGCACGCTCCGCCCGGCACCGGCAAGACCACGCTGGTGCCGCCCGCGGTCGCCCAAAGCGTCGACGGGCGGGTGGTGGTCACCCAGCCCAGCCGGATCGCGGCCCGTGCCGCGGCCCGGCGGTTGGCGCAGCTGCTGGGCGAGCCGGTGGGTGAGACGGTCGGGTACGCCGTACGCGGGGACCGGAAGGTCGGCCGCGCCACGCGGGTCGAGGTGGTCACCACCGGGCTGCTGCTGCGACGGATCCAGCACGACCCCGAGCTGGCCGGCGTCGGCGCCGTCGTGCTCGACGAGGTGCACGAGCGGCACCTCGACGCCGACCTGACCCTGGCCCTGCTCGTCGACATCCGCGCCAACCTGCGCGACCTGTCCCTGGTGGCGATGTCGGCCACCATCGAGGCCGAGCGGACGGCGTCCCTGCTCGGCGGAGCTCCCGTGGTCACCGTCCCCGGTGCCCTGCACCCGGTGCAGACCGTCTGGTGCCCGCCGCCGCCGGGCGTGCGCCGTACCGACGACCGCGGCATCACCCCGGGCTTCCACGACCACGTCGCCGCCACCGTCCGCCGTGCGCTCGCCGAGCACACCGGCGACGTCCTGGTCTTCGTGCCGGGTGTCGCCGAGGTCGACGCCACCGTACGACGCCTCGCCGGCCTCGACGTCGACGTGCATCCTCTGCACGGCCGGCTGCCCGGCGCCGCGCAGGACCGGGCGCTGCAGGAGGGACCGCGGCGCCGGGTGGTCGTGTCCACGGCGGTCGCCGAGTCGTCGCTGACCGTGCCCGGGGTCCGCATCGTGGTCGACGCCGGGTTCTCCCGCGAGCCGCGCACCGACCACCGCCGCGGCCTGGCCTCCCTGGTCACCGTCGCGGTCAGCAAGGCCGCGGCCGAGCAGCGGGCCGGACGCGCCGGACGACTGGGGCCCGGCGCCGTGCTGCGCTGCTGGTCCGAGGCCGAGCACGCCCACCTCGCCGCGCACCCCGAGCCCGAGATCGCCACCGCCGACCTGACCGCGTTCGCACTGGAGGTGGCGTGCTGGGGCAGCACCGACGTGCGCGACCTGGCACTGCTCGACCAACCGCCGGCGCACGCCCTCGCCAGCGCCCGCGAAGTGCTCGTCGAGCTGGGTGCACTGACCGAGGACGGTCGGGCCACCGCACGCGGCCGCCTGATCGCGGGCGTGCCGACCGACCCGCGCCTGGCCCGCGCGCTCCTCGACGGCGCACCGCTCGTCGGCACCAAGCGCGCCGCCGAGGTGGTCGCGATGCTCAGCGAGGATGTCCGCGCCCCCGGCGCCGACCTGGTCGCCGCGCTCCGCGGGTTGCGTGCCGGGGAGCGCTCCGGCGCCTGGCGCAGCCAGGTCACCCGGCTTCAGAAGATCGCCGACGCGCAGGCCGCTCAAGAGTCCGACAAGGGCGCCGGTCACTCCCACCGCCTGACCGACGACGTCGCCGTCGGGCTGGTGGTCGCGCTGGCGCACCCGGACCGGATCGCGCGCAAGCGCGCCGGCTCCTCGAGCTACCTGATGGCCTCCGGCACCGGCGCCGCCCTCGACCCCCGCGACCCGGGGCCGCTGGCCGGCCTGGAGTGGCTCGCGGTCGGCGACGCCGAGCGCCGCGCCGGGCAGCGTGAGGCACGGATCCGCGCCGCTGCGCCGCTCACCGAGGACCTGGCGCTGGAGGCCGCGGGGTCGGTGTGGCGCGAGGTCGACGAGGTCACCTGGACCGGCGGGCGGGTGGTGGCGCGGCGTCGTACGTTGCTGGGCGCGATCGAGCTCAGCTCCGTCCCGCTCCCCGATCCGCCCACCGAGGCCGTGGCCGCGGCGATCCGTGAGGCGCTGGCCAGTGAGGGCATCGGCCTGCTGACCTGGACCGAGGCCGCCACCGCGCTGCGCGCCCGCCTCGACTTCCTGCACCGCGCCCTCGGCGACCCGTGGCCCGACGTCAGCGACACCGCGCTGACCGAGAACCTCGAGTCGTGGCTCGGCCCCCAGCTGGCGCGGGTGCGCTCCGCGGCCGACCTGCGCCGCATCGACGTCACCTCCGCGCTGCGGGCGCTGCTGCCCTGGCCGCAGGCCGGCCGGCTCGACGAGCTGGCCCCCGAGCGGGTGCAGGTGCCCAGCGGATCGACCGTGCGGATCGACTACACGGGCGAGCAGCCGGTGCTCGCCGTACGGCTGCAGGAGGTTTTCGGCTGGAGGGACGTGCCGGTGCTCGCCGACGGCCGGGTGCCGCTGCTGCTGCACCTGCTCTCCCCCGCCCGGCGTCCCGCCGCCGTCACCGCAGACCTCGACTCCTTCTGGGACAACGGCTATCCGGGGGTGCGCGCCGACCTGCGCGGGCGCTACCCCAAGCACTCCTGGCCCGAGGACCCGCGCACCGCCCCGGCCACCGCCCGCACGAACAATCCGCGGCCCCGGCGGTAG
- a CDS encoding oxygenase MpaB family protein, with protein MTVHHPELADRVRSQSRLQPAMYGDVDLTAIPYRFTVDPDVRSSLPEWVADRDPLLADEQTVDLMRTATMLGDVVADPYAALQDRYGVKGLIEMLTTACREGIDAVPDAPEELVAFLASMEQVPDWLDMELVEEGARHIRVPTAFLAPFLTRGAFLATFINTYAALPMALTGALSDKRAARRVTETTSFFAITTLPGALERYGVGFETTAHVRLMHSVVRFNALRRSAKWDRDVYGVPVPQVDQMPAGMINVYLLASAALRQGRTEWTPRERAIHEFVRYRCFLMGLPEDLLPSDPEGIVRVFHTRAATLRHDFDDATCGELVRSTLAAYLRPGRTPFDLVADRVEKAWSKTFFTRAFGRAREAAAMGVELNGLDRALVAATAPFILGRFTVVLRATQGRFHAPFDAYTLRLLRKRLATYGVEQAMTEDHGAIAH; from the coding sequence ATGACGGTGCACCACCCCGAGCTCGCCGACCGCGTGCGTAGCCAGTCCCGCCTGCAACCGGCCATGTACGGCGACGTCGACCTGACCGCGATCCCGTACCGGTTCACGGTCGACCCCGACGTGCGCTCCTCGCTGCCCGAATGGGTGGCCGACCGGGACCCGCTGCTGGCCGACGAGCAGACCGTCGACCTGATGCGCACCGCGACGATGCTCGGCGACGTGGTCGCCGACCCCTACGCCGCGCTCCAGGACCGCTACGGCGTCAAGGGCCTGATCGAGATGCTCACGACCGCCTGCCGCGAGGGCATCGACGCGGTGCCGGACGCCCCCGAGGAGCTGGTCGCGTTCCTCGCCTCGATGGAGCAGGTGCCGGACTGGCTGGACATGGAGCTGGTCGAGGAGGGCGCCCGCCACATCCGGGTGCCGACCGCATTCCTCGCGCCGTTCCTCACCCGCGGCGCGTTCCTGGCCACCTTCATCAACACCTACGCCGCGCTGCCGATGGCCCTGACCGGCGCCCTGTCCGACAAACGCGCCGCGCGCCGGGTCACCGAGACCACGAGCTTCTTCGCGATCACGACCCTGCCAGGCGCCCTGGAGCGCTACGGCGTCGGCTTCGAGACCACCGCGCACGTGCGGCTGATGCACTCCGTGGTGCGCTTCAACGCGCTGCGCCGGTCGGCGAAGTGGGACCGGGACGTGTACGGCGTGCCGGTGCCGCAGGTCGACCAGATGCCGGCGGGCATGATCAACGTCTACCTGCTCGCCTCGGCGGCGCTGCGCCAGGGCCGCACCGAGTGGACGCCGCGGGAGCGCGCGATCCACGAGTTCGTCCGGTACCGCTGCTTCCTGATGGGCCTGCCCGAGGACCTGCTGCCCAGCGACCCCGAGGGCATCGTCCGGGTGTTCCACACCCGCGCCGCGACGCTGCGCCACGACTTCGACGACGCCACCTGCGGAGAGCTCGTCCGCTCCACCCTGGCCGCCTACCTGCGCCCGGGCCGCACGCCCTTCGACCTCGTCGCGGACCGCGTCGAGAAGGCCTGGAGCAAGACCTTCTTCACCCGCGCCTTCGGCCGGGCCCGAGAGGCGGCGGCGATGGGAGTCGAGCTGAACGGCCTCGACCGCGCCCTCGTCGCGGCGACCGCCCCCTTCATCCTCGGCCGGTTCACGGTGGTGCTGCGGGCCACCCAGGGCCGGTTCCACGCGCCGTTCGACGCCTACACGCTGCGGCTGCTGCGCAAGCGGCTGGCGACGTACGGCGTGGAGCAGGCCATGACCGAGGACCACGGCGCCATCGCCCACTGA